The Mycolicibacterium mageritense genome contains a region encoding:
- the nuoL gene encoding NADH-quinone oxidoreductase subunit L gives MTIPVWLLIALPAAGAAVLLLSGRRSDRWGHLLGCAASLGAFAVGAVLFTQMLGRHGEERAVHEALFSWVPVGGLQVDFGLQLDQLSMCFVLLITGVGSLIHIYSIGYMAPGAERPDDVGPSRRLFFAYLNLFLAAMLLLVLADNYLGLYAGWEGVGLASYLLIGFWSHKPSAATAAKKAFVVNRVGDMGLAIALMIMFASIGSISFAGVFTAAPALSEATLTAIGLLLLLGACGKSAQVPLQSWLGDAMEGPTPVSALIHAATMVTAGVYLIVRSGPIFDLAPGAQTGVVIVGAVTLLFGAIIGCAKDDIKKALAASTMSQIGYMVLAAGLGPAGYAFAIMHLLTHGFFKAGLFLGAGSVMHAMDDEVNMRRYGGLRKALPITFATFGLGYLAIIGVPPLAGFFSKDSIIEAALGAGGARGLVLGGAAILGAGITAFYMTRVMLMTFFGEKRWAEDTHPHEAPAVMTWPMILLAVGSVFSGAALAIGGTLSHWLEPVVGAHEAHHAVPAWVVTVVVLAVVAVGIAIAYRMYAQQPVPAEVPGGSALTVAARRDLYGDAFNEAVFMRGGQALTAALEEVDDKGVDGTATGLAALVGRTSDGLRRLQTGFARSYALSMLGGAALVVAAILAVRLW, from the coding sequence ATGACCATTCCTGTGTGGCTGCTGATCGCCCTGCCGGCCGCCGGTGCCGCGGTGCTGCTGCTGAGCGGCAGGCGCTCGGACCGGTGGGGACATCTGCTGGGTTGCGCGGCGTCGCTCGGCGCCTTCGCCGTCGGCGCCGTGCTGTTCACCCAGATGCTGGGGCGCCACGGCGAAGAGCGGGCGGTCCACGAAGCCTTGTTCTCCTGGGTTCCGGTGGGCGGACTGCAGGTGGACTTCGGTTTGCAGCTCGACCAGCTGTCGATGTGCTTCGTGCTGCTGATCACCGGGGTCGGCTCGCTCATCCACATCTACTCGATCGGCTACATGGCTCCGGGAGCGGAGCGACCCGATGATGTAGGTCCGAGTCGACGGCTCTTTTTCGCGTATCTCAACCTGTTCCTGGCGGCGATGCTGCTGCTCGTACTGGCCGACAACTACCTCGGCCTGTACGCCGGGTGGGAGGGTGTCGGCCTCGCGTCGTACCTGCTGATCGGCTTCTGGTCGCACAAACCGTCGGCGGCCACCGCGGCCAAGAAGGCGTTCGTCGTCAACCGCGTCGGCGACATGGGCCTGGCGATCGCGCTCATGATCATGTTCGCGTCGATCGGCTCGATCTCGTTCGCGGGCGTGTTCACGGCCGCTCCGGCACTGAGCGAGGCCACCCTCACCGCGATCGGGCTGCTCCTGCTGCTGGGGGCGTGCGGCAAATCGGCACAGGTACCGCTGCAGTCCTGGCTGGGCGATGCGATGGAGGGTCCGACGCCCGTGTCGGCACTCATCCACGCGGCCACCATGGTCACCGCGGGCGTCTACCTGATCGTGCGGTCCGGGCCCATCTTCGATCTGGCCCCCGGCGCGCAGACCGGCGTCGTCATCGTCGGCGCCGTCACGCTGCTGTTCGGTGCGATCATCGGCTGCGCCAAGGACGACATCAAAAAGGCGCTGGCCGCTTCCACCATGAGCCAGATCGGCTACATGGTGCTGGCTGCCGGATTGGGCCCGGCCGGTTACGCATTCGCGATCATGCACCTGCTCACCCACGGCTTCTTCAAGGCCGGGTTGTTCCTCGGCGCGGGCTCGGTCATGCACGCCATGGACGACGAGGTGAACATGCGTCGCTACGGCGGGCTGCGCAAGGCGCTGCCGATCACGTTCGCGACCTTCGGGCTCGGTTACCTCGCGATCATCGGCGTACCACCGCTGGCCGGATTCTTCTCGAAGGACAGCATCATCGAGGCCGCGCTCGGCGCCGGCGGGGCCCGCGGGCTGGTCCTCGGCGGCGCGGCGATCCTGGGCGCCGGGATCACCGCGTTCTACATGACGCGCGTGATGCTGATGACGTTCTTCGGCGAGAAGCGTTGGGCTGAGGACACGCATCCCCATGAGGCCCCGGCCGTCATGACCTGGCCCATGATCCTGCTCGCCGTCGGCTCGGTGTTCTCCGGTGCGGCGCTGGCGATCGGCGGCACGCTGTCGCACTGGCTCGAGCCGGTCGTCGGCGCCCACGAGGCGCATCATGCCGTTCCGGCGTGGGTCGTCACTGTCGTGGTGCTCGCGGTCGTCGCGGTCGGCATCGCGATCGCCTACCGCATGTACGCGCAGCAGCCGGTTCCGGCCGAGGTGCCCGGTGGTTCCGCACTCACGGTGGCGGCCCGGCGCGATCTGTACGGCGACGCCTTCAACGAGGCGGTGTTCATGCGGGGCGGCCAAGCCTTGACCGCAGCCTTGGAGGAAGTCGACGACAAGGGTGTCGACGGTACCGCGACGGGGCTCGCGGCGCTCGTCGGCCGAACGTCGGATGGGTTGCGGCGGTTGCAGACCGGCTTCGCCCGGTCGTACGCGCTGTCGATGCTCGGCGGGGCAGCACTGGTGGTTGCGGCGATCCTGGCGGTGAGACTGTGGTGA
- the nuoK gene encoding NADH-quinone oxidoreductase subunit NuoK, which translates to MNPDNYLYLSALLFTIGAAGVLLRRNAIVMFMCVELMLNAANLAFVAFSRMHGHLDGQVVAFFTMVVAACEVVVGLAIIMTIFRTRRSASVDDASLLKN; encoded by the coding sequence GTGAATCCCGATAACTATCTGTACCTGTCGGCGTTGTTGTTCACCATCGGCGCGGCCGGGGTGCTGTTGCGCCGCAACGCCATCGTCATGTTCATGTGCGTCGAGCTGATGCTCAATGCAGCCAACCTGGCGTTCGTGGCGTTCTCCCGCATGCACGGCCACCTCGACGGGCAGGTGGTGGCGTTCTTCACCATGGTGGTCGCCGCCTGCGAAGTGGTGGTCGGTTTGGCCATCATCATGACGATCTTCCGCACCCGCCGCTCGGCCTCGGTCGACGACGCCAGTCTGCTGAAGAACTAA
- a CDS encoding NADH-quinone oxidoreductase subunit J, with protein MSPVWTILATENVSRLTAEAAARTTTSEAVMFWILGTVAVLGGVGVVAAPKAVYSAVFLASTMIALAVLYIAQDALFLGVVQVVVYTGAVMMLFLFVLMLIGVDLSESLVETIRGQRVAALAVGIGFGILLIAGIGNVSVAGFTGLEQANSGGNVEGLAALIFTQYLWAFELTSALLITAALGAMVLAHRERFERRKTQRELAIERFQAGGHPTPLPNPGVYARHNAVDIPARLPDGSDAALSVSAILPKRTVVSTTNGREGE; from the coding sequence ATGAGTCCTGTCTGGACGATCCTCGCCACAGAGAACGTGTCGCGGCTCACCGCGGAAGCCGCGGCCCGCACGACGACGTCCGAGGCCGTGATGTTCTGGATCCTGGGGACCGTCGCGGTGCTGGGCGGCGTCGGCGTGGTGGCCGCGCCGAAAGCCGTGTACTCCGCGGTGTTCCTGGCGTCGACGATGATCGCACTCGCAGTGCTCTACATCGCCCAGGACGCGTTGTTCCTCGGTGTGGTGCAGGTGGTGGTGTACACCGGCGCGGTCATGATGCTGTTCCTGTTCGTGCTGATGCTCATCGGTGTCGATCTGTCCGAGTCGCTCGTGGAAACCATTCGCGGACAACGTGTCGCGGCGCTGGCCGTCGGGATCGGATTCGGGATCCTGCTGATCGCGGGGATCGGCAATGTGTCCGTGGCCGGCTTCACCGGACTGGAGCAGGCCAACAGCGGCGGCAACGTCGAAGGTCTGGCCGCGCTGATCTTCACGCAGTACCTGTGGGCGTTCGAGTTGACCAGCGCACTGCTGATCACCGCGGCCCTCGGTGCGATGGTGCTTGCGCACCGGGAACGTTTCGAACGGCGCAAGACCCAGCGCGAACTCGCGATCGAACGATTCCAGGCGGGCGGACATCCCACTCCACTGCCCAACCCGGGGGTCTACGCGCGGCACAACGCGGTCGACATCCCGGCCCGGCTGCCCGACGGGTCGGATGCGGCCCTGTCGGTCAGCGCGATCCTGCCCAAGCGCACCGTCGTCAGCACCACCAATGGGAGGGAGGGTGAGTGA